TCGGCGATGATGCCTTCGAGCAGGGCGCCGCGCGGCTCCTCGATGCGTTCGAGCTGAGCGGCCTCGGCGTCGCGGACGGTGCGGTCGCCCGAGGAGTAGTCGAACACCTGCTGGGAGATGAGCCCGATGAGGCCCTCCGCGGACGTGCCGTCGTCGCCGTACAGCGGGAGGTAGAGGGGGAGGACGTTGTCGCCGAACGACTCCTGGCAGGAGGTGAGCGCGTCCTCGAAGCTGGCGCGGTCCTTGTCGAGCTTGGTGATCACGACGGCGCGCGGCACGCCCACCTGGGCGCACTCGTCCCAGATCATCCGCGTCGTGCCGTCGATGCCGTCGGTGGCCGAGACCACGAACAGCGCGGCGTCGGCCGCGCGCAGGCCCGCGCGCAGGTCGCCGACGAAGTCGGCGTAGCCGGGAGCGTCGAGGATGTTGACCTTGATGCCGTTCCACGAGAGGGGAACGACCGCGAGCCCGATCGTGCGTTGCTGCCTGAGCTCCACCTCGTCGTAGTCGGTGACCGTGGTGCCCTCCTCGACGGTGCCCGGGCGCGTGACCGCGCCGGTCGCGACGAGAAGTGCCTCGGTGAGCGTCGTCTTGCCTGCCCCTGAGTGGCCGACCATCACCACGTTGCGTATCGAGGACGGCTGGTCGGCCGTCGGTGCCCTGCCGGCGGCCCCAGGCCCACCGCTCTGCTTCTCCGCCATGGTTGCGCCTCCTTGCGCTCGCGGAACGTGCCCCCATACGGTGCCGTCGCCGGCACCTGATCGGTCCACCCTTCACCCATGCGCGCCGGTGCACAAGAGGTCCTCCCGGGGAGAACGGCCGTCGCGGGCTACGATCGGCGCGATGCTGCTCTCCGGTCTCCGTCCGGGCCTGGCCAAGGCCATCACCCCGCTCGCCCGCGGGCTCGTCAGGATCGGCGTCACCGCCGACCTCGTGACGATCGTCGGCACCGTGGGCGTGGCAGCCGCCGCGCTGTGGTTCTTCCCGCGGGGTGAGCTGTTCTGGGGCGCCGTCGTCGTCACCGTGTTCGTCGTCTTCGACATGCTCGACGGGGCGGTCGCCCGCGCGCGCGGCGGCTCGTCGAGGTGGGGTGCGTTCCTCGACTCCACCCTCGACCGCGTGGGCGACGTCGCCATCTTCGGCGGCCTGCTCTGGTGGTTCGTCGCCGGGGCGGACCGGCCGCTCTACGCCGCCCTGTGCCTGTTCTGCCTCGGCACCTCGTTCCTCACCTCCTACATCAAGGCGCGCGCCGAGGGCCTCGGCATGACGTGCGACGTCGGCATCGCCGAACGCGCCGTCCGGATCATCGTGATCCTCGTGGGCGCGGGCATCAGCGGGTTCGGCGTGCCGTTCGCGGTCGAGATCGCGCTCTGGCTGCTGGCGGTCGCGACCGCGATCACCGTCGGGCAGCGGATCGCCGAGGTCCGCAGGCAGGCCGTCGCCGACCAGCGAGATCCCGCCTGATGAGCGCAGGAGCCGAGGAGCGAGCCGGAGGTAGGGGTCGCGACGGTCACCGCACCGTCGACTGCGCGTCCGCGGCACCTGCCGTAGGCGAGTGAGGAGGCGGGCGCGGTGGAGGCACGATGAGCGCGTTCGCGGAGCGGGTCTCCGTCGCCGGGTACCTCAGCGGATGGCGGCTCGTCCGCGGCCTGCCCGAGCCGGTGGCGCGCGTCGCGTTCCGCGGCCTGGCCGACGAGACCTGGCGTCGTCGTGGGCGCGGCGTGCGGCAGCTCGAGCGCAACCTCGCGCGCGTCCTCGCGGCGGAGCCCGACTCGCCGCGGGTGCGGGCGCTCGGCCGCGCCGCGATGCGCTCCTACGCGAGGTACTGGCTCGAGGCGTTCCGCCTGCCCTCCTGGAGCCACGACGAGATCCGCTCGAGGGCGACGGTCGACGCGTGGGGGAAGGTCACCGCGGCCGTCCGCGCGCGCGGCGCCGTCGTCGCCCTGCCTCACATGGGCAACTGGGACCTCGCCGGCGCCTGGGCCGCCGCCAACGGCGTGCCCGTGACCGCCGTCGCCGAGCCGCTGCGGCCGCGGGAGCTGTACGACCGCTTCGTCGCGTTCCGGGAGCGCATCGGCATCGAGGTGGTCGGGCTCGGCGACCCGGGACTGATGTCGACGCTCGTCGAGCGCGCCGGTGCGCACCGGCTGGTGGCACTCGTCGCCGACCGTGACTTCGGGCGCGGCGGCGTGCCCGTGGAGTTCTTCGGCTCGCCGGTCCGCATGCCTGTCGGTGCCGCCACCGTGGCCGTCCGTGCCGGCGTACCCCTGTTCCCCATCACCCTGTGGTACGACGACCTGGCGCGGGTGCGCGTCCACGACGCCGTCGAGGTGCCGGCGCACGGGACCGAGAGGGAGCGGGTGGCCGAGATGACGCGGGCGGTGGGGCGCGTCTTCGAGGACGGGGTGCGCGCGCATCCGCAGGACTGGCACATGCTGCAGCGCATGTGGCTCGCCGACAGGGGGGACGACAGGCGCGAGGCCGCGGCCCGGACGGAGGCCTGATGCGGATCGGCCTCGTCTGCCCGTACACCTGGGAGGTGCCCGGCGGCGTGCAGACACACGTGCACGACCTGTCGGTGGCCCTGCTCGAGCTCGGGCACGACGTCTCGGTGATCACCCCGGCCGACGACGACACCGACCTGCCGTCCCATGTCGTGCCCGGCGGGCGCGCGGTGCCGGTGCCGTACAACGGCTCCGTCGCGCGACTCGCGTTCGGCTTCCGCTCGGTCGCCCGGCTGCGGCGCTGGTTGCGCGAGGGGCACTTCGACGTGCTGCACGTCCACGAGCCCGTCGCGCCGAGCCTGTCCCTGCTCGCCTGCTGGGCCGCGGACGGGCCGATCGTCGCGACGTCGCACACGTCCAACCCGCGCTCGATGCTGCTGACCGCCGCGTACCCGCTGGTGCAGACGGCGATGGAGCGGATCAGTGCTCGCATCGCGGTGTCCGAGGCGGCGCGCAAGACGTTCGTGGAGCACCTGGGCGGTAGCGCCGTCCTGATCCCCAACGGCGTGCTGACCCGCCGCTACCGGGCGCAGGAACGCCTCGACGGCTGGCCGGGCGACGGCGGCGCGCTCGGGTTCCTCGGCCGGATGGACGAGCCGCGCAAGGGTCTCGACATCCTCGTCGAGGCATTCGCCTGTCTCGCCGAGCGCCGGCCGGGACTCCGGCTGCTGATCGCGGGACCAGGTGACCCGGACGACGTGTACGACGCGCTGCCGGCGGCCCTGCACCCGCGGGTCACCGTGCTCGGCAAGGTCGCCGAGGTCGACAAGGTGCGCATGCTCCACTCGGTCGACGTGTTCGTCGCGCCGAACACCGGCGGGGAGAGCTTCGGCATCGTCCTCGCGGAGGCGATGGCCGCCGGCGCCACGATCCTCGCCAGTGACCTCGACTCGTTCCAGCAGGTACTGGGCCCAGGCACGGCAGGGGCGTTGTTCCCGGTCGGCGACGCCGCGGCGCTCGCCGACGAGGCGGCGGCGCTCCTGGACGACCCCGAGCGCCGGAGCCGGCTGGGCGCCGCCGCGCTCGAGGCGGTGCGCGCGTACGACTGGGGCACGGTCGCCGAGGACGTCGTCCGCGTGTACGAGACCGTCACCCAGGGCGCGCGCGTCGTCGAGGCGCGCGCGGATCGGCACCTGCCATGAACGCACTCGTCTGGCTGCTCGTGGCCGCGGTCGTGCTGGTCTCCGCCGCGTTCTGGGCGACGTGGATCGCCAGCCGGCTCGACCGGCTGCACCACCTCGTCGAGACCGCGAGGGCGGCGCTCGACGCCCAGCTCGTCCGGCGGTCGGCCGTGGCCCTGGAGCTGGCGTCGTCCGGCCTGCTCGACCCCGCGGCGAGCATGCTGCTCGCCGACGCCGCGCACCGGGCACGCGCGGTCGACGACACGGACAGGGAGCTGGCCGAGAGCGCGCTGTCCGGCGCGCTGCGTGCGGTGCTCGGACAGCCGGCCCTGCGCAGCGACATCGCGCGGACCGGCCGGCATGGCGTCGACCTGCTCGACGACATGGATGCGGCGATCCGCAAGGTCATCATGGCCAGGACGTTCCACAACGACGCCGTGGCCACGGCGCGCAGGGTGCGCCGCAAGCGGCTGGTGCGGTGGCTGCGTCTCGCGGGCAACGCCGCGATGCCGGAGTTCTTCGAGATCGACGACGCACCGCCACCTCCTGAAACGGCGGCGGAACCTGCTCTAGGCTGAGTGGTCGGCGAACGCGGGAGGACGGAGAACATGGGGCAGTCGGCACGGCTGGCCGCGCACTGGTACGCGACCGCGCTCGTGCTCGTCGCGAGCGCGGCGCTGCGCCTGCTCACCCCGCCCAGGTGGTACCCGATCTGGTGGGCCGTCGCGGAGGTCGGACTCGGCGTCGTGGTCTGCGCGCTGGCCTGGTGGGTCTCGCGCGGGGCGCGGCCCGCGCGACCCGCTGCGCTGGCGACCGGAGGCGTGATCGTCGCGGGGGCCGTCGTGCTCGCGGTGCTCGACGTCGGCTACGAGTTCGCCGCGGTGCCCGCGGTCGTCGGGCTGCTGGCGACGGCGACGTCGCCCGAGGCGTTCACGCGAACGACGGGCGCGCCGGCGACGTCCGGCGAGGCCTGGGCGGTGCCTGCCTTCGTCCCCGGCCCCCGGCCAGGGGTGACCTCCGGGTTGCCGGTGCCGCCGTGGCAGCCCGGCTCACCGGCGCCGGCGTCACCGGCTCGACCGTGGGGGCCGCCGGCGCAGCAGTGGCCGCCGTCCCCGCACCAGCAGGCACGGCAGCCGGCACCGTGGCCGGGTGGACCGCAGGGCCAGGATCCCTCTTCGGCCGGGCAGCAGCAGCAGCCGCCGCATCCATCCGGCGTCCGGTCGGCTCAGGACCGGATGGCGACCGAGTACGGCCCGGCGGGACGCTCGGTGCCGGCGCTCGGCGACGACGCCCCGGTGCCGGACGGGCGGCAGGCCGGCACCCCGACCCCGACCCC
The window above is part of the Streptosporangiales bacterium genome. Proteins encoded here:
- a CDS encoding phosphatidylinositol mannoside acyltransferase: MSAFAERVSVAGYLSGWRLVRGLPEPVARVAFRGLADETWRRRGRGVRQLERNLARVLAAEPDSPRVRALGRAAMRSYARYWLEAFRLPSWSHDEIRSRATVDAWGKVTAAVRARGAVVALPHMGNWDLAGAWAAANGVPVTAVAEPLRPRELYDRFVAFRERIGIEVVGLGDPGLMSTLVERAGAHRLVALVADRDFGRGGVPVEFFGSPVRMPVGAATVAVRAGVPLFPITLWYDDLARVRVHDAVEVPAHGTERERVAEMTRAVGRVFEDGVRAHPQDWHMLQRMWLADRGDDRREAAARTEA
- a CDS encoding CDP-alcohol phosphatidyltransferase family protein, with translation MLSGLRPGLAKAITPLARGLVRIGVTADLVTIVGTVGVAAAALWFFPRGELFWGAVVVTVFVVFDMLDGAVARARGGSSRWGAFLDSTLDRVGDVAIFGGLLWWFVAGADRPLYAALCLFCLGTSFLTSYIKARAEGLGMTCDVGIAERAVRIIVILVGAGISGFGVPFAVEIALWLLAVATAITVGQRIAEVRRQAVADQRDPA
- a CDS encoding glycosyltransferase produces the protein MRIGLVCPYTWEVPGGVQTHVHDLSVALLELGHDVSVITPADDDTDLPSHVVPGGRAVPVPYNGSVARLAFGFRSVARLRRWLREGHFDVLHVHEPVAPSLSLLACWAADGPIVATSHTSNPRSMLLTAAYPLVQTAMERISARIAVSEAARKTFVEHLGGSAVLIPNGVLTRRYRAQERLDGWPGDGGALGFLGRMDEPRKGLDILVEAFACLAERRPGLRLLIAGPGDPDDVYDALPAALHPRVTVLGKVAEVDKVRMLHSVDVFVAPNTGGESFGIVLAEAMAAGATILASDLDSFQQVLGPGTAGALFPVGDAAALADEAAALLDDPERRSRLGAAALEAVRAYDWGTVAEDVVRVYETVTQGARVVEARADRHLP